A stretch of Anas acuta chromosome 3, bAnaAcu1.1, whole genome shotgun sequence DNA encodes these proteins:
- the GZF1 gene encoding GDNF-inducible zinc finger protein 1 gives MTTGRERARFRPPPAPQERPREPLRRSGAGPAPPPPPPRAQPFAGSSKMESNAVLLESKSSPINLLNEMHQLRLLGHLCDVTVSVEYQGVRAEFVAHKAVLAATSKFFKEVFLNEKSVDGPRTNVFLNEVQVADFASFLEFVYTAKVEVEEDRVQRMLEIAEKLKCLDLSETCFQLKKQMLESVLLELQNFSESQNSEEESTAQLSVLQESKAAAVAEAVRADHPLDPPDSPADRPRNGVLPEVSAAKSKEKMDKKKEMMKPPYAKIRRASGRLAGRKVFVEIPKKKYTRRLREQQKNAEGAAEEDSYPQDPEVCDREREEEQAQNAIKPESEECDGNFESEESLNKSEEDKKKRGSNFKCSTCEKEFLYEKSFLKHIKHSHGIAAEIIYRCDTCSQTFANRCNLKSHQRHVHSSERHFPCELCGKKFKRKKDVKRHILQVHEGGGERHQCQQCGKGLSSKTALRLHERTHTGDKPYGCTECEAKFSQPSALKTHMRIHTGEKPFVCDECGARFTQNHMLIYHKRCHTGERPFMCETCGKSFASKEYLKHHNRIHTGSKPFKCEVCFRTFAQRNSLYQHIKVHTGERPYCCDQCGKQFTQLNALQRHHRIHTGEKPFMCNACGRTFTDKSTLRRHTSIHDKNTPWKSFLVIVEGAAKNDEGHKTELPDEDYDVSPKMPEKLLSFSENGHYQSLAAVPGSVTALHDSGSAPGTDCKSDGTPGPQEALTATTLSELTVLHTQTDSIQPQLHALVNIE, from the exons CCTTTTGCAGGGAGCAGCAAGATGGAAAGCAACGCGGTTCTCCTGGAGTCCAAGTCGTCCCCCATCAACCTGCTGAATGAGATGCATCAGCTGCGCCTCCTGGGCCACCTCTGTGACGTGACGGTCAGCGTGGAGTACCAGGGCGTCAGGGCAGAGTTCGTGGCTCAcaaggctgtgctggcagcaacCAGTAAGTTCTTCAAGGAAGTGTTCCTTAACGAGAAGAGCGTGGACGGCCCGAGAACCAATGTCTTCTTGAATGAGGTGCAGGTTGCTGACTTTGCCTCGTTTCTGGAGTTTGTCTACACTGCTAAGGTAGAGGTAGAAGAGGACAGAGTGCAGCGCATGCTCGAGATAGCCGAAAAGCTGAAGTGCTTGGACCTCTCAGAAACCTGCTTCCAACTGAAGAAGCAGATGCTTGAGTCGGTGCTTTTGGAGCTGCAAAACTTCTCTGAATCACAGAACTCGGAGGAAGAGAGTACAGCCCAGCTGAGTGTTTTGCAGGAGtccaaagcagctgctgtggcagaAGCTGTCCGGGCCGACCATCCTCTGGATCCTCCGGATTCCCCAGCAGACAGGCCCAGAAATGGAGTGCTCCCTGAGGTGTCGGCTGCCAAATCCaaagagaaaatggacaaaaagaaggaaatgatgAAGCCCCCATATGCCAAAATCAGGAGGGCGAGTGGGAGGCTGGCTGGGAGGAAAGTATTTGTGGAAATTCCAAAGAAGAAGTACACGAGGCGGCTGAGGGAGCAGCAGAAGAATGCCGAGGGTGCTGCAGAAGAGGACAGCTACCCACAGGACCCGGAGGTGTGtgacagggagagggaggaggagcaggcGCAGAACGCCATCAAACCCGAAAGTGAAGAATGCGATGGCAACTTCGAATCGGAGGAAAGCCTGAACAAATCCGAAGAGGATAAGAAGAAACGAGGCAGTAACTTCAAGTGCAGCACGTGTGAGAAGGAATTCCTGTACGAGAAGAGCTTCCTCAAGCACATCAAACACAGCCACGGCATCGCAGCCGAAATTATTTATCGGTGTGACACCTGCAGTCAGACCTTTGCCAACCGGTGCAACCTAAAAAGCCATCAGCGCCATGTCCACAGCAGCGAGCGCCACTTCCCTTGTGAGCTCTGCGGTAAGAAGTTCAAGAGGAAGAAGGACGTCAAGAGGCACATTCTCCAGGTTCATGAGGGTGGTGGGGAGCGTCATCAGTGCCAGCAGTGTGGAAAGGGGTTGAGCTCCAAAACTGCCTTGAGGCTCCATGAAAGGACGCATACAGGCGACAAGCCTTATGGGTGCACAGAGTGTGAGGCTAAATTTTCTCAGCCTTCAGCACTTAAAACACACATGAG AATCCATACTGGTGAAAAACCTTTTGTCTGTGATGAGTGTGGTGCCAGGTTCACTCAGAATCACATGCTAATATATCACAAACGATGCCACACAG GAGAAAGGCCTTTTATGTGCGAAACGTGTGGGAAGAGCTTTGCCTCCAAGGAGTACTTGAAGCACCATAACAGAATCCATACTGGATCCAAACCGTTTAAATGTGAAGTCTGCTTCAGAACATTTGCACAGAGGAACTCGCTTTACCAGCATATCAAGGTTCACACAG GCGAGCGGCCCTACTGCTGTGACCAGTGCGGGAAGCAGTTCACCCAGCTCAATGCCTTGCAGCGGCACCACCGCATACACACCGGGGAGAAGCCCTTCATGTGCAACGCGTGCGGGCGAACCTTCACGGACAAGTCCACCCTCCGGCGGCACACATCG atacaCGATAAAAACACACCGTGGAAGTCCTTCCTCGTCATTGTTGAAGGAGCAGCTAAGAACGATGAAGGTCACAAAACAGAGCTCCCAGATGAAGACTACGACGTGTCACCTAAAATGCCAGAGAAGCTGCTGTCTTTCTCAGAAAATGGCCACTATCAGAGCTTGGCTGCTGTCCCGGGGAGCGTGACTGCACTGCATGACAGCGGCTCTGCACCAGGGACAGACTGTAAGTCAGACGGGACTCCTGGCCCCCAGGAAGCCCTTACAGCTACCACCCTAAGTGAGCTGACAGTACTGCATACGCAGACAGACTCTATTCAGCCACAGCTTCATGCTCTGGTGAATATAGAATAA
- the NAPB gene encoding beta-soluble NSF attachment protein, whose amino-acid sequence MDSTGKEREAVQLMAEAEKRVKGSHSFLRGLFGGNTRVEEACEMYTRAANMFKIAKNWSAAGNAFCQAAKLHMQLQSKHDSATSFVDAGNAYKKADPQEAINCLNAAIDIYTDMGRFTIAAKHHITIAEIYEAELVDIEKAIAHYEQAADYYKGEESNSSANKCLLKVAAYAAQLEQYQKAIEIYEQVGTNTMDNPLLKYSAKEYFFKAALCHFIVDELNAKLALEKYEEMFPAFTDSRECKLLKKLLEAHEEQNCEAYTEAVKEFDSISRLDQWLTTMLLRIKKSIQGEGDGDLK is encoded by the exons ATGGACAGCACGGGCAAGGAGCGGGAGGCCGTGCAGCTGATGGCCGAGGCCGAGAAGCGGGTGAAGGGCTCGCACTCCTTCCTGCGGGGGCTCTTCgg GGGCAACACCCGTGTGGAGGAAGCCTGCGAGATGTACACCAGGGCTGCGAACATGTTCAAGATAGCCAAAAACTGGAGCG ctgcaggaaaTGCCTTCTGCCAGGCGGCCAAACTGCacatgcagctgcagagcaagcACGATTCGGCCACCAGTTTTGTGGACGCTGGGAACGCCTACAAAAAAGCAGACCCACAAG AGGCCATCAACTGCTTAAATGCAGCTATTGATATCTACACCGACATG ggGCGGTTCACCATCGCTGCCAAGCATCACATCACCATCGCGGAGATCTACGAGGCCGAGCTGGTAGACATTGAGAAG GCGATTGCACACTACGAGCAGGCTGCGGACTATTACAAAGGAGAGGAGTCCAACAG TTCTGCCAACAAGTGTCTGCTGAAGGTCGCCGCCTACGCCGCGCAGCTGGAGCAGTACCAGAAGGCGATAGAAATCTACGAGCAG GTCGGAACAAACACGATGGATAACCCTTTGCTCAAGTACAGCGCGAAGGAATATTTCTTCAAGGCCGCTCTGTGCCACTTCATTGTGGACGAGCTGAATGCCAAG CTTGCTCTtgagaaatatgaagaaatgttCCCAGCGTTCACAGATTCACGGGAATGCAAGCTATTGAAA AAACTGCTGGAAGCCCATGAGGAGCAGAACTGCGAGGCATACACCGAGGCT gtGAAAGAATTTGATTCAATATCGCGGTTGGATCAGTGGCTTACAACCATGTTGCTTCGCATCAAAAAGTCAATTCAAggagaaggggatggggaccTGAAGTGA
- the LOC137853162 gene encoding uncharacterized protein — protein MEPFCLYDLGILPENKAIQKILCPMAAELCHLILTLEREDGMHRAFPDLEENAEKLAKATEELASVAKRLAEEAGDEVYKEEMRPAAESLVLAGRHVLLAARELCAHPDIPSHRERLAAAAKRVLAQAGKILQIEDAAGVRRTVQAANRLLECLSMLRDAGNAPALLAAFQNFSEAFLLLNSLTAKHLEELGDSPRRTSLVQTLQLLHKCIPLLHAAKHSQLKCSRDQQVSLPKDCSFQLMERTIKELVSLLVDNPGSEELQDRNGIFSQHVCRLLALLSHPDPAYLSDSEFSAHVEAVIFYCMLLADMSRPDLKQDLIKHCWVLLQLRKSICCHRSKPDGQTRPSWGKSSLEEKCHTMREELENLDQAVLTATLHQILDTFFEAKEPLRQLVEEACSLAGAGCFPAVQGLLKKLQPLTATFFTRAQQMLRVADFVLARCTETQTAREIQDGVEYLKSLLASLPPLLTERSRNAAPRSGAEQLQSLYHAWAGATESLLRCFEETVGMCEFLKLSIQEMAKLREWCEEALDSQDPERLSRHAANLTRWARWVAEAAGRYVDGATDPIFRNGLLVRVEQLAGSILELKAAAAFCPESLSCLRTRDVFSKALSCLMDTACRVQDGLDGANHPDILSPLRERVRSSGVMRELELGPSCAGLKTTAAEAALQEDARRCPLSQAGHLQPDVAPRKGDALPVIAALLAATRARDTAAVDAACSALRELSACCVEAAKEALPVAEAPLAETLGQYPKIGSLTPCVISLARETAPGQLRHPGKLLQMALSLSERIRETKECLAAVAGSWYSLSQQVLSFILSADFTSGKQALDETMMGLAGAVQLAGDIASMCGRKQNPVFPAVWENFLQVQAKFSHAQMNTKALLGKAMSFEGSCRLGEASLELHCIQWAVSMRVLLGAMDQFIGRDGLFLRELRSAMKNKLCSQSLLAAVSENSLRLQEAAWLSYLSCPEDCGRSEILALKEEIKVLVEALLDASNTLLVSPLSTASLYIRFELLQTDLALRVKALLLHLEEANTEQLRIIRDVLSPALSPLSEEEREKSKQAFEQKANQLLANIQWVRTTLHDVLETTAQLQSQADLLSVADHLLILTSDAVSSASQLFQSHRDRGHLHLDSIVWYWAAQAHYLVTRLQAVQGIGGHVLELLRQRLQRAGNCCSPRQHSSVAKLSAAQELGAVSHTSAETHLTGGARANRTAGEAHETFLSRQQQSGALSISLASSPRRHEGEDSETLRSGPSRMSQVTKDMATRMLHMTQFLRKQGPITSKEQLVACARHMASDGQVFVRFGRLVAKNCPDKSCSSELLRAAEQTHTISSQLGMVARVKAVTAESRSASELLVSNAQNLLQAILHVLRAAEAACIKGLHQPPPDSEEGAVAAFCIQWRKNLLRHRAEECFNSERDELGLRKTQARAEPTLTAMVQEQPPLTKNNPKSLKPVQGHALRGRHPEKQEGMCAADELHRRLASAERAQPVLDSPSSRPFC, from the exons ATGGAGCCTTTTTGTCTCTACGACCTTGGGATACTACCAGAAAACAAAGCTATTCAGAAGATCCTTTGCCCCatggctgcagagctctgccatcTAATCCTCACCCTGGAACGGGAAGATGGGATGCATCGGGCCTTTCCTGATTTAGAGGAGAATGCAGAAAAATTAGCCAAAGCCACTGAAGAACTCGCTTCTGTTGCAAAAAG GTTGGCTGAGGAGGCCGGCGATGAGGTGTACAAGGAGGAGATGCGTCCTGCAGCCGAGTCCCTCGTCCTGGCGGGGAGAcacgtgctgctggcagcccgcGAGCTCTGCGCACACCCGGACATCCCTAGCCACAGGGAGAGGCTGGCTGCGGCTGCAAAGAGGGTCCTCGCACAGGCCGGGAAG ATCCTTCAGATCGAAGACGCCGCCGGGGTGAGGAGGACAGTTCAGGCTGCCAACCGGCTTTTGGAGTGCCTGAGCATGCTGCGGGATGCAGGGAACGCgccagcactgctggctgctttCCAGAACTTTTCTGAGGCCTTCCTTCTGCTGAACAGTCTGACAGCAAAGCACCTCGAGGAACTCGGAGATTCTCCTCGAAGGACCAGCTTGGTCCAAACTTTGCAGCTCCTTCACAAATGCATTCCTTTGCTCCACGCAGCCAAGCACAGCCAGCTGAAATGCTCCCGGGATCAGCAAGTCAGCCTCCCCAAGGACTGCTCCTTCCAGCTGATGGAGAGGACCATCAAAGAGCTTGTTTCCCTGCTCGTCGACAACCCAGGCAGCGAGGAGCTACAGGACAGAAATGGGATCTTCTCCCAGCACGtgtgcaggctgctggctcTCCTCTCTCACCCAGACCCAGCGTACCTGTCCGACAGCGAGTTCAGCGCTCACGTGGAGGCAGTTATCTTCTATTGCATGCTTCTAGCAGACATGTCCAGGCCAGATCTCAAGCAGGATCTGATAAAACACTGCTGGGTTCTCCTGCAGCTGAGGAAAAGTATCTGCTGTCACAGAAGCAAACCAGATGGACAGACAAGGCCAAGCTGGGGAAAaagcagcctggaggagaaatgTCACACCATGAGAGAGGAGCTGGAGAATCTTGACCAGGCAGTGCTCACAGCTACCCTGCACCAAATCCTCGACACCTTCTTTGAGGCTAAAGAGCCCCTGAGGCAGTTAGTCGAAGAAGCCTGTAGCCTTGCAGGTGCAGGGTGTTTTCCAGCAGTGCAAGGACTTTTAAAAAAGCTTCAGCCCCTCACCGCCACCTTCTTCACACGCGCCCAGCAGATGCTCAGAGTGGCAGACTTTGTTCTGGCCAGGTGCACCGAAACACAAACTGCTAGAGAAATCCAAGACGGGGTAGAGTATTTAAAGAGCCTCCTTGCCAGTCTCCCTCCACTGCTcacagaaaggagcagaaatgcAGCCCCGAGGAGCGGCGCTGAGCAGCTACAGTCCCTGTACCACGCGTGGGCTGGAGCGACGGAAAGCCTCCTGCGGTGTTTTGAGGAGACAGTCGGCATGTGTGAATTCCTTAAGCTATCCATCCAGGAGATGGCCAAGCTCAGGGAATGGTGTGAAGAGGCCCTGGATAGTCAGGACCCCGAGAGGCTCTCCCGGCATGCAGCTAACCTCACCCGCTGGGCTCGCTGGGTCGCTGAAGCTGCTGGCAGGTACGTGGATGGTGCCACAGACCCCATTTTCAGGAACGGCTTGCTGGTTCGGGTTGAACAGCTGGCCGGCTCCATTCTTGagctgaaagcagctgcagccttTTGTCCAGAGAGCCTCTCCTGCCTCCGAACTAGGGATGTCTTTTCAAAGGCACTGAGCTGTCTGATGGATACTGCTTGCCGCGTCCAAGACGGGCTGGATGGGGCCAACCACCCAGACATCCTCAGCCCTCTCCGGGAACGAGTACGGAGCAGTGGTGTTATGAGGGAGCTGGAGCTCGGCCCGTCGTGTGCTGGGCTAAAAACCACCGCTGCTGAAGCTGCATTGCAGGAAGATGCCCGAAGGTGCCCACTTTCACAAGCAGGTCACTTACAGCCTGATGTTGCTCCAAGGAAAGGAGACGCGCTCCctgtcattgcagcactcctaGCAGCAACGAGAGCCCGCGATACAGCAGCCGTGGATGCAGCTTGCTCTGCCTTGCGTGAGCTCTCCGCCTGCTGCGTCGAGGCAGCAAAGGAGGCGCTGCCTGTGGCTGAGGCTCCCCTGGCGGAGACGCTGGGGCAGTACCCCAAGATTGGCTCACTGACGCCGTGTGTTATTAGCTTGGCCAGGGAaacagccccagggcagctccGCCACCCGGGCAAACTTCTCCAAATGGCACTCTCGCTCTCTGAAAGGATCCGTGAGACCAAAGAGTGCCTAGCAGCCGTGGCAGGCTCTTGGTACAGCCTGTCCCAACAAGTGCTCAGCTTTATCTTGTCTGCTGACTTCACGAGCGGCAAACAGGCTTTGGACGAGACCATGATGGGCTTAGCTGGGGCAGTTCAGTTAGCAGGGGACATTGCCAGCATGTGTGGTAGGAAGCAAAATCCCGTTTTCCCTGCGGTCTGGGAGAACTTTCTACAGGTCCAGGCCAAATTTTCACATGCTCAGATGAACACCAAAGCGTTACTTGGGAAAGCAATGTCCTTTGAGGGCTCCTGCAGGTTGGGAGAGGCCAGCCTGGAGCTGCACTGCATCCAGTGGGCTGTCAGCATGCGTGTTCTCCTGGGTGCTATGGATCAGTTCATAGGCAGGGACGGCCTGTTCCTGAGGGAGCTGAGAAGTGCCATGAAGAACAAGCTTTGCTCTCAGagcctcctggctgctgtgtcTGAGAACTCCctcaggctgcaggaggctgcctgGCTCTCTTACTTGTCCTGCCCTGAAGACTGTGGTCGCAGTGAAATCCTAGCCCTCAAGGAGGAGATAAAGGTGCTGGTGGAAGCACTGCTGGATGCCTCCAACACCCTCTTGGTCTCCCCGCTGTCTACTGCCAGCTTGTACATTCGCTTTGAGCTCCTGCAGACAGACCTGGCCCTCAGGGTCAAGGcgctgctgctccacctggaggAGGCCAACACCGAACAGCTACGGATCATCCGAGACGTCCTTAGCCCAGCCCTGTCTCCCCTCTctgaggaagaaagggagaagagcaAACAGGCTTTTGAACAGAAGGCAAATCAGCTACTGGCCAACATTCAGTGGGTCAGAACCACCCTCCACGATGTCCTGGAGACCACCGCTCAACTGCAGTCGCAGGCAGACCTGCTCTCCGTCGCAGACCACCTCCTGATCCTGACGTCTGATGCGGTGAGCAGCGCCAGCCAGCTCTTCCAAAGCCACCGGGACCGAGGGCATCTCCACCTCGACAGCATCGTCTGGTACTGGGCAGCACAAGCACACTACCTCGTCACACGGCTTCAGGCCGTCCAGGGCATCGGTGGGCACGTCCTGGAGCTCCTGAGACAGCGCTTGCAGAGGGCAGGGAACTGCTGCTCTCCCAGACAGCACAGCAGCGTAGCCAAGCTCTCCGCAGCCCAAGAGCTTGGTGCTGTGAGCCACACATCAGCAGAAACTCACCTGACTGGGGGTGCACGCGCAAACAGAACGGCCGGAGAGGCACATGAAACG TTCTTGTCTCGACAGCAGCAGAGCGGTGCTCTCAGCATCTCCCTTGCCAGCAGCCCTAGGAGGCATGAGGGAGAAGACAGTGAGACGCTGCGGAGTGGCCCCAGCAGGATGTCCCAGGTCACCAAGGACATGGCAACAAGGATGCTTCACATGACTCAGTTTCTGAGGAAGCAGGGCCCCATCACG agcaaggagcagctggtCGCCTGTGCCAGGCACATGGCCTCTGACGGGCAGGTGTTTGTCAGATTTGGCCGCCTCGTTGCGAAGAACTGCCCGGACAAGAGCTGCTCCTCGGAGCTGCTGCGCGCCGCAGAGCAGACCCACACCATCAGCAGCCAGCTCGGCATGGTGGCCAG GGTAAAAGCAGTCACTGCAGAGAGCAGGTCTGCTTCGGAGCTGCTCGTGAGCAACGCGCAGAACCTCCTGCAGGCCATTTTGCACGTTCTGAGAGCAGCCGAGGCAGCATGCATCAAA